One window of Desulfobacca acetoxidans DSM 11109 genomic DNA carries:
- a CDS encoding DUF1614 domain-containing protein, protein MFFPPLLLFFIIIFFFLIIFLFAFLQVGLIGIAFSKLGLPPEYLFGILLLTLLGSFINIPIGEMEGGEVVDSKEVRYFGVRYRLPQIYRRQKTVLAINLGGALMPLLISVYLLYKMSDIIPAFAATLIVTVVVSRLARPIRGVGIGIPALIPPLVAALAAYLLAAPEYRAPVAYISGTLGTLIGADLLRLKDIRNMGAPVASIGGAGTFDGVFLSGVIAVLLS, encoded by the coding sequence ATGTTTTTTCCACCTCTTTTGTTATTTTTCATTATCATCTTCTTTTTTCTTATTATTTTCCTCTTCGCCTTTCTTCAGGTTGGCCTCATCGGCATAGCTTTCAGCAAGTTAGGCCTGCCGCCGGAATATCTCTTCGGCATTCTCCTCCTAACCTTGTTGGGAAGCTTCATCAATATCCCTATCGGAGAAATGGAAGGCGGCGAGGTAGTTGACTCCAAAGAGGTTCGGTATTTCGGCGTTCGCTATCGGCTCCCCCAGATCTACCGGCGGCAAAAAACGGTGTTAGCCATCAACCTGGGCGGCGCCCTCATGCCATTGTTAATCTCAGTTTATCTGCTATACAAGATGTCTGATATCATTCCGGCCTTCGCAGCCACTCTCATTGTTACCGTGGTGGTCAGCCGTCTGGCCCGACCCATCCGGGGGGTGGGGATAGGCATTCCAGCTCTCATCCCGCCCCTGGTAGCGGCCCTGGCAGCATATCTGCTCGCCGCGCCGGAGTACCGGGCACCGGTAGCCTATATCTCTGGAACCCTCGGCACCCTCATCGGCGCCGACCTCCTGCGATTAAAAGATATTCGAAATATGGGAGCCCCGGTTGCCTCCATCGGCGGTGCCGGGACGTTCGACGGAGTCTTCTTGAGCGGCGTTATCGCCGTATTGTTGAGTTAA
- a CDS encoding sigma-54 interaction domain-containing protein, protein MTIDLTGIIGESPRMQEIFEQLALAAPTDATVLILGETGTGKELIARAIHHTSPRRDDPFVVVNCAAIPETLLESDLFGHERGAFTGALSRKIGRFAMAHGGTIFLDEIGELPLPIQAKILRVLQFKEVEPLGSNRIQKVDVRIIAATHRNLSDDVREGRFREDLYYRLNIVVLTLPPLRQRLEDIPLLAYHFFDHFVQKNNRSIHDIDPKVLQLLRRYPWPGNIRELENVIERAVIFCTGPTLTTENLPDYLQPKHTGFTPPQIIDDREPSLMDLERELIFRTLEKMDGNRQQAAQILGISQEELDFKLRAYRWQESH, encoded by the coding sequence TTGACGATTGATCTCACCGGCATCATCGGGGAATCACCCCGTATGCAAGAAATTTTTGAGCAACTGGCTCTCGCCGCCCCGACCGATGCCACGGTGTTGATTCTAGGAGAAACCGGCACCGGCAAAGAGTTGATCGCGCGGGCCATACATCACACTAGCCCCCGCCGGGATGATCCTTTCGTAGTAGTCAACTGCGCCGCCATCCCCGAAACTCTATTGGAAAGCGACCTCTTCGGCCATGAGCGGGGAGCCTTTACTGGCGCCCTCTCCCGGAAAATCGGCCGCTTCGCCATGGCCCACGGCGGTACTATCTTCCTGGACGAGATCGGCGAACTCCCTCTCCCTATTCAAGCGAAGATTTTACGGGTGTTGCAGTTTAAAGAGGTCGAACCCCTAGGCAGCAACCGCATCCAGAAGGTTGATGTTCGAATTATTGCCGCCACCCACCGAAACCTGTCAGATGACGTCAGGGAAGGCCGGTTCCGGGAAGATCTCTACTACCGGTTAAATATCGTAGTGTTGACCCTACCCCCCTTGCGACAGCGACTTGAGGACATCCCGCTGTTGGCGTATCACTTTTTTGATCATTTCGTCCAAAAAAACAACCGATCCATCCATGACATCGACCCCAAGGTCTTACAGCTCCTCCGGCGCTACCCCTGGCCGGGCAATATCCGGGAATTAGAGAATGTCATCGAGCGGGCCGTCATCTTTTGCACCGGCCCAACCCTGACCACAGAAAATCTGCCGGACTACCTCCAGCCAAAACACACCGGCTTCACTCCACCCCAGATAATTGACGATCGCGAACCTTCCTTGATGGATCTGGAAAGAGAGCTGATCTTTCGCACCCTGGAAAAAATGGACGGCAACCGGCAACAGGCTGCCCAGATTCTGGGAATCTCCCAGGAGGAATTGGATTTTAAACTACGGGCCTATCGTTGGCAGGAAAGCCATTAA